In the Sulfitobacter pacificus genome, one interval contains:
- a CDS encoding PAS domain-containing sensor histidine kinase → MTSQHSYGDFDLISAPVFVLHINDAGEPVYAAINDYALRKSGRPISDFLGRTAQEIYPHAYGRTAYAFHCGVRDSGVSTSYQLDLPVAGMPRSFRTTLCPDLDDEGKVTRLVGCSTDLTPEQNAQEAKVQFNTLATEMEQFVAMAAHDLRAPMRQISAIAGLLRDDLAEQDIGNIELLETLERIAAKTMDLVTEVLQHVEVAAERNPHTVFNFATLCNDICATLDPTQVHTVTSSMSTLSTDRTVMQIALCNMIENALKHGHRDKMKIKIDVRQGDPGMLEVTLTDNGMGFSSDALKVMNNSQFRAESGYGLFAVKRLISARGGTLKAQNLPIQSGAMVRFSLPGYCLEDATKSGNQKRSQDIGDQPGKDSGRRRA, encoded by the coding sequence GTGACTTCTCAGCATTCATATGGCGATTTTGACCTGATTTCGGCACCCGTTTTTGTCCTTCACATCAACGATGCAGGTGAACCGGTTTACGCTGCGATCAACGACTATGCGCTTCGCAAATCCGGCCGTCCGATTTCAGATTTTCTGGGCCGCACGGCGCAGGAAATCTACCCCCATGCCTATGGACGAACCGCCTATGCCTTTCACTGTGGTGTGCGCGACAGCGGTGTATCGACGTCGTATCAGCTGGATCTGCCCGTTGCCGGCATGCCTCGCAGCTTTCGAACCACTTTATGCCCCGACCTGGATGATGAAGGTAAGGTTACCCGTCTTGTCGGCTGCTCCACCGATCTGACACCAGAGCAAAACGCTCAGGAAGCTAAGGTTCAGTTCAACACCCTTGCCACCGAGATGGAGCAGTTTGTTGCCATGGCAGCCCATGATCTGCGCGCGCCCATGCGTCAGATTTCCGCCATTGCCGGGTTACTGCGCGACGATCTGGCAGAACAGGACATCGGCAATATTGAACTGCTGGAAACGCTGGAACGGATCGCCGCAAAAACCATGGATCTGGTGACCGAAGTATTGCAGCATGTAGAGGTCGCCGCCGAGCGAAACCCGCATACGGTCTTTAACTTTGCCACACTGTGCAATGACATCTGCGCGACACTTGATCCCACGCAGGTTCACACTGTCACAAGCTCCATGTCCACACTCAGCACTGATCGCACGGTCATGCAAATCGCCCTCTGCAATATGATTGAGAATGCTCTGAAACACGGGCACCGCGACAAGATGAAAATCAAAATTGACGTGCGTCAGGGTGATCCGGGCATGCTGGAAGTGACGCTTACCGACAATGGCATGGGTTTTTCATCAGATGCCTTGAAGGTGATGAACAACAGTCAGTTTCGCGCAGAAAGCGGATATGGCCTGTTTGCAGTAAAACGGCTGATCTCTGCACGCGGCGGCACGTTGAAGGCGCAAAATTTACCCATCCAGTCCGGTGCGATGGTACGGTTCTCCCTGCCCGGATACTGTCTTGAAGATGCGACAAAATCAGGAAACCAGAAGCGTAGCCAGGACATCGGCGATCAGCCGGGCAAGGACAGTGGGCGGCGGCGGGCGTAA
- a CDS encoding CvpA family protein: MEGFTIIDGVVALVIILSALLAYGRGLVREGMAIVGWVAAAILAFLFAPRVEPLVRELPVVGEFLADSCELSIIGAFAIVFAIALIVVSLFTPLFSSLVQRSVFGGLDQGLGFIFGVARGVLLVAIAFFVYKTVITGQQFTIVDESRSAVVFSRFTGQIEEQNPEAALGWITTRYEALVGACGE, from the coding sequence ATGGAAGGTTTTACGATTATTGACGGCGTGGTGGCGCTGGTCATCATCCTTTCTGCCCTGCTGGCCTATGGCCGTGGCCTTGTCCGCGAAGGCATGGCGATTGTGGGCTGGGTTGCCGCCGCGATCCTCGCCTTTCTGTTTGCCCCGCGTGTCGAACCCTTGGTGCGCGAACTCCCTGTGGTTGGTGAATTTCTGGCCGACAGCTGCGAATTGTCGATCATCGGTGCCTTCGCCATCGTCTTTGCCATCGCGTTGATTGTGGTCTCTTTGTTCACCCCGCTGTTTTCATCCCTTGTGCAGCGTTCGGTGTTCGGCGGGCTGGATCAAGGTCTTGGATTTATCTTCGGGGTGGCGCGTGGCGTATTGCTGGTGGCCATTGCCTTCTTTGTCTACAAAACCGTGATCACCGGCCAACAATTTACCATTGTTGACGAAAGCCGCTCTGCCGTGGTGTTTTCACGCTTCACCGGCCAGATCGAAGAACAAAACCCCGAAGCGGCCCTGGGTTGGATCACCACCCGCTACGAAGCACTTGTCGGGGCCTGCGGCGAGTAA